The following are encoded in a window of Pseudomonadota bacterium genomic DNA:
- a CDS encoding N-acetylmuramoyl-L-alanine amidase: protein MAQTPLRMLVLFAAVMLGTARVAMAAPVIAGVSVTLAGNGAEQLKFESNEPLTVVKTFTLANPNRIVIDVAQATGKSLALPRGYKGKLLKNIRFGQFDPATSRIVLDVSAPAKVIGTTPGRVLMIEIAPAEGASAEAVAPVVEAKPLIVIDAGHGGQDPGAIGLHQTREKEVTLNFARALREELLRTGRYRVALTRDNDTFVLLPDRVAIARKMKADMFISLHADSNPRAEAKGLSIYTLSETASDAEAAALAERENKSDIIPGIDLSTTDADVASILIDLTQRETMNKSAVLADNIVDAMHAKVNRLPQTHRFAGFRVLKGPDIPSVLIEIGFISNAVDERLLLSPEYRDLVVASIVKGIDRYRAGE, encoded by the coding sequence ATGGCCCAAACCCCGTTGCGCATGCTTGTTCTGTTCGCTGCCGTTATGCTCGGCACGGCACGTGTGGCAATGGCCGCGCCGGTGATTGCCGGGGTATCGGTGACGCTTGCGGGCAATGGGGCGGAGCAGCTGAAGTTCGAGAGTAATGAGCCGCTTACGGTGGTGAAGACCTTCACCCTCGCCAATCCGAACCGGATCGTGATCGATGTGGCCCAGGCGACGGGTAAATCCCTCGCTTTGCCGCGTGGGTATAAGGGTAAGTTGCTAAAAAATATCCGTTTTGGCCAGTTCGACCCGGCGACCTCGCGCATTGTGTTGGATGTGAGTGCCCCGGCCAAAGTCATCGGCACCACGCCGGGCAGGGTGCTTATGATCGAGATTGCCCCGGCTGAGGGCGCGTCGGCGGAAGCGGTGGCGCCGGTTGTGGAGGCCAAGCCGTTGATCGTGATCGATGCCGGGCATGGCGGGCAGGATCCCGGCGCCATCGGCCTGCACCAGACGCGGGAGAAAGAAGTCACCCTCAATTTCGCCCGCGCGCTGCGCGAGGAGCTGCTGCGCACCGGCCGCTACCGCGTGGCGCTGACGCGCGACAATGATACGTTCGTGCTGCTGCCGGACCGCGTCGCCATCGCCCGTAAGATGAAAGCGGATATGTTTATTTCGCTGCATGCCGATTCCAACCCGCGCGCGGAAGCGAAGGGGCTGTCGATTTACACCCTTTCCGAAACCGCGTCGGATGCGGAAGCGGCGGCGTTGGCGGAGCGGGAAAATAAATCCGACATCATCCCCGGCATCGACCTCAGCACGACGGATGCGGATGTGGCGAGCATTCTCATCGACCTGACCCAACGCGAGACGATGAATAAATCCGCCGTGCTGGCCGATAATATTGTCGATGCCATGCATGCGAAGGTGAACCGCTTGCCGCAGACCCATCGCTTCGCAGGCTTCCGCGTGCTGAAGGGTCCTGATATTCCCTCGGTGCTGATCGAGATCGGTTTCATCAGCAACGCGGTGGATGAGCGCTTACTGCTCTCGCCAGAGTATCGCGATTTAGTCGTCGCCTCCATCGTCAAGGGCATTGACCGCTACCGCGCAGGAGAGTAG
- the prfB gene encoding peptide chain release factor 2 (programmed frameshift), with product MRAEIITLKDQFQSSQALLARCLDFDNLVKRAVELNAKAEDPSLWDNQAEAQKILRERTRVDNLIASFTRVDQGFKDALELHELAESEGEEAMRAEAHTALEAFVKEISRMELEALLSGEADQNDCFIEIHPGAGGTESQDWAFMLYRMYLRWGERRGFKTEIIDEQSGDEAGIKSATIRISGHNAYGWAKTESGVHRLVRISPFDSNARRHTSFASAWVYPVVDENITIVIEEKDVRVDTFRSSGAGGQNVNKVESAVRLTHIPTNISVACQNQRSQHQNRAEAWNMLRARLYEHELRKQEEATDALNSQKTDNGWGHQIRSYVLHPYQMVKDLRTGAETSNTQGVLDGDLDMFINASLAARVKGSVEK from the exons ATGCGCGCTGAAATTATTACCCTCAAAGACCAGTTCCAATCCTCGCAAGCTTTGCTCGCGAGGTGTCTT GACTTCGACAACCTCGTCAAACGCGCCGTCGAGCTGAACGCCAAGGCGGAAGACCCAAGCCTGTGGGACAACCAGGCCGAGGCCCAGAAAATCCTGCGCGAGCGCACCCGGGTCGATAACCTCATCGCCAGCTTCACCCGCGTCGATCAGGGCTTCAAAGACGCGCTGGAGCTGCACGAGCTGGCCGAAAGCGAAGGCGAAGAAGCCATGCGCGCCGAAGCCCACACAGCGCTTGAGGCATTTGTCAAAGAAATCAGCCGGATGGAGCTGGAAGCCCTGCTTTCCGGCGAGGCGGATCAGAATGATTGTTTCATCGAAATCCATCCCGGCGCGGGCGGCACCGAGTCGCAGGATTGGGCGTTCATGCTCTACCGCATGTATCTGCGCTGGGGCGAGCGGCGCGGCTTCAAAACCGAAATTATCGACGAGCAAAGCGGCGACGAGGCGGGCATCAAATCCGCCACCATCCGCATTTCCGGCCATAATGCGTATGGCTGGGCGAAAACGGAATCGGGCGTGCACCGGCTGGTGCGCATTTCACCGTTTGACTCCAACGCCCGCCGCCACACCAGCTTTGCCAGCGCCTGGGTTTACCCGGTGGTGGATGAGAACATCACCATCGTCATCGAGGAAAAAGACGTGCGGGTGGATACGTTCCGCAGCTCCGGCGCGGGCGGGCAGAACGTCAACAAGGTGGAATCCGCGGTGCGGCTGACCCACATCCCGACCAATATTTCCGTGGCCTGCCAGAACCAGCGCAGCCAGCACCAGAACCGCGCCGAGGCATGGAACATGCTGCGCGCGCGCCTGTACGAGCATGAACTGCGCAAGCAGGAAGAGGCGACCGACGCCCTCAATAGCCAGAAAACCGATAACGGCTGGGGCCACCAGATCCGCAGCTATGTGCTGCACCCCTACCAAATGGTAAAAGACCTGCGCACCGGCGCCGAAACCAGCAACACCCAAGGCGTGCTGGACGGCGACCTCGACATGTTCATCAACGCCAGCTTAGCCGCGCGGGTGAAGGGGAGTGTGGAGAAATAG
- a CDS encoding DsbA family protein, whose amino-acid sequence MKYAHLIIGLLAGTALGGSVVAATGASMGAAGASSLDKEAVKQIVRDVLADEPKLIIESVQKFQADQQKSQLATANEALKDEATRDLVFKNPDSAFVGPADSKRVVVEFFDYNCGACKMMFKSIEQLVQKDPSVKVILREYPIFGPVSDTNSKLGLAVNRLYPEKYFEFHTRMLTVEGRVDEKTVLTIAKDLGLDTAKIKAESEKKEVWDIVLENRKLGDKLHIQGTPTLVIGDEIVPHGMSFEDLEAKVNANTGPAPKVN is encoded by the coding sequence ATGAAATACGCACATCTCATCATTGGTCTTTTGGCAGGCACCGCACTGGGCGGCAGCGTTGTTGCCGCAACGGGTGCCAGCATGGGCGCCGCGGGTGCTTCCTCGCTCGATAAAGAAGCCGTAAAACAGATCGTGCGCGACGTGCTTGCCGATGAGCCGAAGCTCATCATCGAGTCCGTGCAGAAATTCCAGGCGGACCAGCAAAAATCGCAGCTCGCCACCGCCAACGAAGCGCTGAAAGATGAAGCAACGCGCGACCTCGTGTTCAAAAATCCGGATTCGGCCTTTGTCGGCCCGGCTGATTCCAAGCGCGTGGTGGTGGAGTTTTTCGACTATAACTGCGGCGCCTGCAAAATGATGTTCAAGAGCATCGAGCAGCTGGTGCAGAAGGACCCTTCGGTCAAAGTCATCCTGCGTGAATACCCGATCTTTGGGCCGGTATCGGACACCAACTCCAAGCTGGGCCTCGCGGTTAACCGCCTTTATCCGGAAAAATACTTCGAATTCCACACCCGCATGCTAACCGTTGAGGGCCGTGTAGATGAGAAAACCGTGCTTACTATCGCCAAGGATCTCGGTTTGGATACGGCTAAAATAAAAGCGGAATCCGAGAAGAAAGAAGTCTGGGACATCGTGCTGGAGAACCGAAAACTGGGTGACAAGCTGCATATTCAGGGCACCCCAACGCTCGTCATCGGCGATGAAATCGTGCCACATGGCATGAGCTTTGAGGACCTGGAAGCCAAGGTCAACGCCAACACCGGCCCTGCGCCGAAGGTGAATTAA
- the mnmA gene encoding tRNA 2-thiouridine(34) synthase MnmA: protein MNSLGFDKPESQTRVVVAMSGGVDSSVVAALLHSQGYDVIGITLQLYDHGAMVGKKGACCAGQDIHDARRVADGLGIPYYVLNYESRFKDAVMEDFVETYLAGSTPIPCVRCNQSVKFKDLLATARDLGADCMATGHYVQRLVNAQGRAELHRGIDPDKDQSYFLFATTQEQLDFLRFPLGGLRKEETRALAAQFNLAVVDKPDSQDICFVPTGGYAKVIETLRPGAAEPGEIVHVDGRVLGAHSGIIHYTVGQRKGLGGGLGEPLYVIKLDAPTRRVVVGPRAALARDAFHIKELNWLDALSPRDSIRVKMRSAQPPVAATITPSSDSDARIALAAAYEGIAPGQACVVYDGDRVLGGGWITGQA, encoded by the coding sequence ATGAACAGCCTCGGATTTGACAAGCCTGAAAGCCAGACGCGCGTGGTGGTTGCCATGAGCGGGGGGGTGGATTCGTCTGTGGTGGCGGCGCTGCTGCACAGCCAAGGTTACGATGTCATCGGCATCACGCTGCAGCTGTATGACCATGGCGCGATGGTGGGCAAAAAGGGCGCGTGCTGCGCCGGGCAGGATATTCACGATGCGCGGCGGGTGGCGGATGGGCTTGGCATTCCGTATTATGTGCTGAACTACGAATCGCGCTTCAAGGATGCGGTGATGGAGGATTTCGTCGAGACCTATCTCGCCGGGTCGACGCCGATCCCGTGCGTGCGCTGCAATCAGTCGGTGAAGTTCAAGGATCTGCTCGCCACCGCGCGTGATTTGGGCGCGGATTGCATGGCGACCGGGCATTACGTGCAGCGCCTCGTCAACGCGCAGGGCCGCGCCGAGCTGCATCGCGGGATTGATCCCGATAAGGACCAGAGCTACTTCCTGTTCGCGACCACGCAGGAGCAGCTGGATTTCCTGCGCTTTCCGCTGGGCGGGTTGCGCAAGGAGGAAACACGGGCGCTGGCGGCGCAATTCAACCTCGCCGTGGTCGATAAACCCGATAGCCAGGACATCTGCTTCGTGCCGACGGGCGGTTATGCAAAAGTGATCGAGACCCTGCGCCCGGGGGCGGCGGAGCCTGGCGAGATCGTCCATGTCGATGGGCGGGTGCTGGGTGCCCATAGCGGCATTATCCATTACACGGTCGGCCAGCGCAAAGGCCTCGGCGGCGGTTTGGGCGAGCCGTTGTATGTGATAAAGTTAGACGCCCCAACCCGCAGGGTTGTGGTGGGCCCGCGCGCAGCGTTGGCGCGCGATGCGTTTCACATCAAAGAGCTGAACTGGCTGGATGCGCTGAGCCCGCGCGACAGCATCCGCGTTAAAATGCGTTCCGCGCAGCCGCCGGTGGCGGCGACCATCACCCCATCCTCCGACTCGGATGCGCGCATTGCGCTGGCGGCGGCCTATGAGGGGATTGCGCCCGGGCAGGCCTGTGTGGTGTATGACGGCGACCGCGTGCTCGGCGGCGGGTGGATCACCGGACAGGCCTGA
- a CDS encoding M48 family metalloprotease has protein sequence MQRVSMIARHLARSFALLAALTLPVTASAGLIRDAEIEYTLGIYAKPIFTAADIDPTSVRILIVSNPEVNAYVSGGLNLFLNTGLIRAATKPGMLIGVIAHETGHISGAHLSQFQEKANRATLGSILGAVVGAAAVIGGAGKAGAGVIMGSQSMANRQFMTDIRINEQSADHAALTFLDANDISATGMLEMFEVLRRQESAMAARDPFLSNHPLSTERIATMRNHINASSIPADQVPAAYAEMHARMIAKLVAFTERYETALALYPLSDTSLAARYARAIAEFKRSKADAALVGINALIAQRPKDAFFYDTKGQILFETGKVEAASATYAKASSLMPDSALIMTEYAKTLIAQNKPAELARAVALLERSKEIDDSYSTSWRQLAIAYGKQGKLGLSYEALAEEAALAGDYDGVIQHVIRARSNAQGDSALLLQLDDLERDAKAQREKKKQAESLF, from the coding sequence ATGCAACGCGTATCCATGATCGCCCGCCATCTTGCCCGCAGCTTCGCGCTGTTAGCGGCGCTCACCCTTCCCGTCACCGCATCAGCCGGGCTGATCCGCGACGCGGAAATCGAATATACGCTCGGCATCTACGCCAAGCCGATTTTCACCGCGGCAGATATTGATCCCACCTCGGTGCGCATTCTCATCGTCAGCAATCCGGAGGTGAACGCCTATGTTTCGGGCGGGCTGAACCTGTTTCTCAACACCGGCCTCATCCGCGCGGCAACCAAACCCGGCATGCTGATCGGCGTCATCGCCCACGAAACGGGCCATATCTCCGGCGCGCATCTGTCGCAGTTTCAGGAAAAGGCCAACCGGGCGACGCTGGGCAGCATCCTCGGTGCGGTGGTCGGCGCGGCGGCGGTCATTGGCGGTGCGGGCAAGGCCGGTGCGGGCGTCATCATGGGCAGCCAGAGCATGGCCAACCGCCAGTTCATGACCGACATCCGCATCAACGAACAATCCGCCGACCATGCAGCGCTGACCTTCCTCGATGCCAACGATATTTCCGCGACCGGCATGCTCGAAATGTTCGAAGTGCTGCGCCGTCAGGAAAGCGCCATGGCGGCGCGCGACCCGTTCCTCAGCAACCACCCGCTTTCGACCGAGCGCATTGCCACCATGCGCAACCATATCAATGCATCGAGCATACCCGCCGACCAGGTGCCCGCCGCCTACGCCGAGATGCATGCGCGGATGATAGCCAAGCTCGTGGCCTTCACCGAGCGTTATGAAACGGCGCTTGCGCTCTACCCTTTAAGTGACACCTCCCTCGCCGCCCGCTATGCGCGCGCCATCGCCGAGTTCAAGCGCAGCAAGGCAGATGCGGCACTCGTGGGCATCAACGCCCTCATCGCCCAACGGCCGAAGGACGCATTTTTCTACGACACCAAGGGCCAGATTTTATTCGAAACCGGCAAGGTAGAAGCGGCTTCTGCCACCTACGCCAAAGCCAGCAGCCTGATGCCGGATTCCGCCCTCATCATGACGGAATACGCGAAAACCCTGATCGCCCAGAACAAGCCGGCGGAACTGGCGCGCGCCGTCGCCCTGCTTGAACGCTCGAAGGAAATCGACGACAGCTACAGCACGAGCTGGCGGCAACTCGCCATCGCTTACGGCAAGCAGGGCAAGCTCGGCCTGTCTTATGAGGCGCTGGCCGAGGAAGCGGCGCTGGCTGGTGATTACGACGGCGTGATCCAGCATGTCATCCGCGCCCGCAGTAACGCGCAGGGCGATAGCGCGCTGCTGCTCCAGCTGGATGATCTGGAACGCGATGCAAAGGCGCAGCGCGAGAAAAAGAAGCAGGCGGAATCGCTATTCTAA
- a CDS encoding Rne/Rng family ribonuclease has protein sequence MTKRMLIDAAHADETRVALLEHDAVYDYDFVTSSKSQHKGNIYLAKITRVEPSLQAAFVEYGGGKQGFLPFSEIHPDYYQLPADDKAKLLAEQIAEAEAEEAAEDEAFEREQAAREARGGSRGSRGGNQDAENEDDDFAAEDIDIADDSQPSSDGVVAFTEASVADSAVVASLPELPPVEIPESFAATLTSTYAIEPLNAESFAVHSDTMPEDMPATDEQNIEATSSSEEGAEATGTTSEDGEETRSRNNRGGRIAFHRRYRIQEVIKRNQVVLVQVIKEERGNKGCSLTTFISLAGRAAVLMPNSPKGGGISRKITDRETRKRLKEVAAEMRTHRGMSVIIRTAGIDRTKAEIRRDYEYLVKLWNDVRQQTLASSAPALIYEEGNLIKRSLRDLYTSDVEEVVVEGEEAFNEAKNFMTLLMPSHAARVKQYKGAMPLFSYTGVEDQLSGMTEPQVRLPSGGYLVIHPTEALISIDVNSGRSTTERNVEETAIKTNLEAAAEVGRQLRLRDLAGLIVIDFIDMGYGKNRKQVERAMKDALKADRAKIQVGRISSFGLMELSRQRLRPSISEAMGVMCPHCRGSGYIHSVETVGIQIIRAIEKEASTGEYVALRVTTHPEAALYLLNEKRAALQAIEQRYNVSVAILMDASIITGSHRLIKVTSDGKEILHEDNKNARQQQRGRGARRGRRGGKDNVVNFDGSPNESAERDSTDNARPDDDEIIGGGTGDNVEFAPRQPREPRGERSGGGDRPRRERGGRNRNGNNGNRPRRDGEPRPPRDENAAAARLGNDGVEGGIATEATAAEPEFNADGTPRERTNRRRGRRGGRNRQRGGERGERRPREENGSVSTAGEASAGPVSYSAAPASYEPAAERSYTPRESAAERGYSAPAPKAEAAKPSFVIPLSEKQTNPSAVASPIISESAGGDDKSKRKGWWSRVLES, from the coding sequence ATGACCAAACGCATGCTTATTGATGCAGCCCACGCGGACGAAACCCGCGTTGCCCTGCTCGAACACGACGCCGTCTATGACTATGATTTCGTGACCTCATCGAAATCCCAGCATAAGGGCAATATCTACCTCGCCAAGATCACCCGCGTCGAACCGTCGCTGCAAGCGGCCTTCGTCGAATATGGCGGCGGCAAACAGGGCTTCCTGCCCTTCTCGGAAATCCACCCGGACTATTACCAGCTGCCCGCAGACGACAAGGCCAAGCTGCTCGCCGAGCAAATCGCCGAAGCCGAAGCCGAGGAAGCCGCCGAGGACGAAGCCTTCGAGCGCGAGCAAGCTGCCCGCGAAGCCCGTGGCGGCAGCCGTGGTAGCCGCGGCGGCAACCAGGACGCCGAAAACGAGGACGATGATTTCGCCGCCGAGGACATCGACATCGCTGATGATTCCCAACCCAGCAGCGACGGTGTAGTCGCCTTCACCGAAGCCAGCGTGGCGGATTCCGCCGTGGTGGCCTCGTTGCCGGAACTTCCCCCAGTCGAGATTCCCGAAAGCTTCGCAGCAACGCTCACTAGCACCTACGCGATCGAGCCGCTGAACGCCGAGAGCTTCGCCGTCCATTCGGATACGATGCCTGAAGACATGCCAGCGACGGATGAGCAAAATATCGAAGCCACCTCCTCGTCCGAAGAAGGGGCGGAAGCCACCGGCACCACCTCGGAAGATGGCGAAGAAACCCGCAGCCGCAACAACCGTGGCGGCCGCATTGCCTTCCACCGCCGCTACCGCATCCAGGAAGTGATCAAGCGCAACCAGGTCGTGCTGGTGCAGGTCATCAAGGAAGAACGCGGCAACAAAGGCTGCTCGCTGACCACCTTCATTTCGCTGGCTGGCCGCGCCGCCGTGCTGATGCCAAACTCGCCCAAAGGCGGCGGGATCAGCCGCAAAATCACCGACCGCGAGACCCGCAAACGCCTGAAGGAAGTCGCCGCCGAAATGCGCACCCATCGCGGCATGAGCGTCATTATCCGCACCGCGGGTATCGACCGCACCAAGGCCGAAATCCGCCGCGATTACGAATATCTCGTCAAGCTGTGGAACGATGTGCGCCAGCAAACCCTTGCCTCCAGCGCCCCTGCCCTCATTTACGAAGAAGGCAACCTCATCAAACGCTCGCTGCGTGACCTCTACACGAGCGATGTCGAGGAAGTGGTCGTCGAGGGCGAAGAAGCCTTCAACGAAGCCAAAAACTTCATGACGCTGCTGATGCCAAGCCACGCCGCCCGCGTGAAGCAATATAAAGGCGCGATGCCGCTATTCTCCTACACCGGCGTCGAAGACCAGCTCTCGGGCATGACTGAGCCGCAAGTGCGCCTGCCTTCGGGCGGCTACCTCGTCATCCACCCAACGGAAGCGCTGATCTCGATCGACGTGAACTCCGGCCGCTCCACCACCGAGCGCAACGTGGAAGAAACCGCGATCAAAACCAACCTCGAAGCCGCTGCTGAAGTCGGCCGCCAGCTCCGCCTGCGCGATCTGGCCGGGCTGATCGTGATCGATTTCATCGATATGGGTTACGGCAAAAACCGCAAACAGGTCGAACGCGCGATGAAAGACGCGCTCAAAGCCGACCGCGCGAAAATCCAGGTTGGGCGCATCAGCAGCTTCGGGTTGATGGAGCTGTCGCGCCAGCGGCTGCGCCCATCCATCTCGGAAGCGATGGGCGTCATGTGCCCGCATTGCCGCGGGTCGGGCTATATCCATTCGGTGGAAACCGTGGGTATCCAGATCATCCGCGCCATCGAGAAAGAAGCGTCGACCGGGGAATATGTCGCCCTGCGCGTCACTACCCATCCGGAAGCGGCACTCTACCTGCTCAACGAGAAGCGCGCTGCGCTGCAGGCCATCGAGCAACGCTACAATGTTAGCGTGGCGATCCTGATGGATGCGAGCATCATCACCGGCAGCCACCGCCTCATCAAAGTGACGAGCGATGGCAAGGAAATCCTCCACGAGGATAATAAAAACGCCCGTCAGCAACAGCGTGGCCGTGGCGCCCGCCGTGGCCGTCGTGGTGGCAAGGATAATGTCGTCAATTTCGATGGTTCGCCGAACGAATCTGCCGAGCGTGACAGCACCGACAACGCCCGCCCGGACGATGATGAAATCATCGGCGGTGGCACCGGCGACAATGTCGAATTCGCCCCCCGCCAACCGCGTGAGCCACGTGGCGAGCGCAGTGGTGGTGGCGACCGTCCGCGCCGCGAGCGCGGTGGCCGCAACCGCAATGGCAACAACGGCAACCGCCCACGCCGCGACGGCGAGCCACGCCCACCGCGTGACGAAAACGCTGCCGCCGCCCGCCTGGGCAACGATGGTGTGGAAGGTGGCATCGCCACCGAAGCCACCGCCGCCGAGCCGGAATTCAACGCCGATGGCACCCCGCGCGAGCGCACCAACCGCCGCCGTGGCCGCCGTGGTGGCCGCAACCGCCAACGTGGCGGTGAACGCGGTGAGCGCCGCCCACGCGAGGAGAATGGCAGCGTCAGCACCGCCGGTGAAGCAAGCGCCGGCCCGGTTTCCTACAGCGCCGCACCGGCCTCGTATGAACCCGCCGCCGAACGCAGCTACACGCCGCGTGAGTCCGCTGCCGAGCGTGGCTACAGCGCACCGGCACCCAAGGCCGAAGCCGCCAAGCCATCCTTCGTGATTCCGCTGAGCGAAAAGCAGACCAACCCGTCCGCTGTCGCCTCGCCGATCATCTCGGAATCCGCCGGTGGCGACGACAAATCCAAGCGCAAAGGCTGGTGGAGCCGCGTGCTGGAAAGCTAG
- a CDS encoding penicillin-binding protein 1A: MIHPSTPDDFSPEKPRKVKRSRRRLVRILNWVFATMALGFIFTLIAVAAVVEHYSASLPSTDQLANYNPAVVTRLYAADGKLMAEYAKEKRFFLPLSAIPKNVQNAFLSAEDKNFYSHQGVDMLGTLRAIKENVLHIGKGHSLVGGSTITQQVVKNFLLTSEKSFERKIKEAILAYRISNIYSKEKILELYLNEIYLGQGTYGVAAASITYFDKSLDQLTTEEAAFLAALPKAPAYFDPTKNYKRAFDRRNYVISRMREDGYIDTKEELRAEALPITTRARDKGEVARADFFAEEVRRALAGMYGSNVLYEGGLFVKTTLNPKYQDYADRALRYALMTYDQRHGYRGPIATLKHEEGSLPAALERIRQEKAITLYDAQTLAVVDKVGTKLDVVALNGDRGSIAPEGMAWAKAKFTVGDVLLVEAIEGQKGSFKLLQIPAVNGALVVMDPHTGKVLAMSGGYAYGGSEFNRATQAKRQPGSAFKPFVYLTALESGFSPTSVILDGPISLPQGPGLPMWTPKNYEGDYMGPITFRTALEHSRNAVTVRIASMIGIKRIMRVAKRFGLYEDEGNPNYSMVLGAKETTLLKLVNGYSMIANGGRRVAPWFIERIDDRNGATIFRRDTRACESCTVPTATGTSTIPPTLTDERERVLDPRVAYQITSILEGVVQRGTGGAARVLGRPVAGKTGTTNDSRDTWFIGYTPDLVIGTYVGFDVPKSLGEKETGGRVAIQGFIKFMQQAGDSLPIKEFRAPPGIREIAINRSTGQPLYAADAGDTKSILKEAFLTGGPIFKPFNELQEELKDKSSAPVVTPEDLGADGATEGAQPFERPAAGEMAPYQRPVDPQGFDPNTNASTGTGGLY; this comes from the coding sequence ATGATACACCCATCCACGCCCGATGATTTTTCGCCCGAGAAGCCGCGCAAAGTGAAGCGCAGCCGGCGGCGTCTGGTGCGTATTTTGAATTGGGTGTTTGCGACGATGGCGCTCGGCTTCATCTTCACTCTCATCGCAGTGGCGGCGGTGGTGGAGCATTACAGCGCCTCGCTACCTTCCACCGACCAGCTGGCGAATTATAACCCGGCAGTCGTCACCCGGCTTTATGCGGCGGACGGGAAATTGATGGCGGAATACGCCAAGGAAAAGCGCTTCTTCCTGCCGCTATCGGCGATTCCCAAGAACGTGCAGAACGCGTTTCTTTCTGCTGAGGATAAGAACTTCTACTCGCATCAGGGCGTCGATATGCTCGGCACGCTGCGCGCGATCAAGGAGAACGTGCTGCATATTGGCAAGGGCCACAGCCTGGTTGGCGGTTCCACCATCACCCAGCAGGTGGTGAAGAACTTTTTGCTGACGAGCGAAAAATCCTTCGAGCGTAAAATCAAGGAAGCGATCCTCGCCTACCGCATCAGCAATATTTACAGCAAAGAAAAGATTCTGGAGCTCTATCTCAACGAGATTTATCTCGGGCAGGGGACGTACGGCGTCGCCGCCGCCAGCATCACCTATTTCGATAAATCGCTCGACCAGTTGACGACTGAGGAAGCCGCGTTCCTTGCCGCCCTGCCTAAAGCGCCCGCGTATTTTGACCCGACCAAAAACTACAAGCGCGCGTTTGACCGGCGCAATTACGTCATCAGCCGCATGCGCGAAGATGGCTATATCGACACCAAAGAGGAACTGCGCGCCGAGGCGCTGCCCATCACCACCCGCGCCCGCGATAAGGGCGAAGTCGCCCGCGCCGATTTCTTCGCCGAGGAAGTGCGCCGCGCGCTTGCGGGCATGTATGGCAGCAACGTGCTGTATGAGGGCGGGCTGTTCGTCAAAACCACGCTCAATCCGAAATATCAGGACTATGCCGACCGCGCGCTGCGCTATGCGTTGATGACCTACGACCAGCGCCATGGCTATCGCGGCCCGATTGCGACGCTGAAACATGAAGAGGGCTCGCTGCCCGCCGCGCTTGAGCGCATCCGTCAGGAAAAAGCGATCACGCTGTATGACGCGCAGACGCTCGCCGTGGTCGATAAAGTCGGCACTAAGCTGGATGTGGTTGCCCTTAACGGTGACCGCGGCAGCATCGCGCCCGAAGGCATGGCCTGGGCGAAAGCGAAATTCACGGTGGGTGATGTGCTGCTGGTTGAGGCCATCGAGGGTCAGAAGGGCAGCTTCAAGCTGCTGCAGATTCCTGCCGTCAACGGCGCGCTGGTGGTGATGGATCCGCATACCGGCAAGGTGCTCGCCATGTCGGGCGGCTATGCGTATGGCGGTTCCGAGTTCAACCGCGCGACGCAGGCCAAGCGCCAGCCCGGATCGGCCTTCAAGCCATTCGTTTACCTCACCGCGCTTGAAAGCGGCTTCAGCCCAACATCGGTGATTCTCGATGGGCCAATCTCGCTGCCGCAAGGCCCCGGCCTGCCGATGTGGACGCCGAAAAACTACGAGGGCGACTATATGGGCCCGATCACCTTCCGCACGGCGCTGGAGCATTCACGCAACGCCGTCACCGTGCGCATCGCGTCGATGATCGGCATCAAGCGCATCATGCGCGTCGCCAAGCGTTTCGGGCTGTATGAAGACGAGGGCAACCCGAACTATTCCATGGTGCTCGGCGCGAAAGAGACTACGCTGCTCAAGCTCGTCAACGGCTACAGCATGATCGCTAATGGTGGCCGCCGGGTGGCGCCGTGGTTCATCGAGCGGATCGATGACCGCAACGGCGCGACGATTTTCCGCCGCGATACCCGGGCTTGCGAATCCTGCACCGTGCCGACGGCAACCGGCACTAGCACTATTCCGCCGACATTGACGGATGAGCGCGAGCGCGTGCTCGATCCGCGCGTGGCCTATCAGATCACCTCGATTCTCGAAGGCGTGGTCCAGCGCGGCACCGGCGGCGCGGCGCGCGTGCTTGGCCGCCCGGTCGCCGGTAAAACCGGCACCACGAATGATTCGCGCGATACCTGGTTCATCGGCTACACGCCGGACCTCGTCATCGGCACCTATGTCGGGTTCGATGTGCCCAAATCCCTCGGCGAGAAAGAAACTGGCGGCCGGGTCGCCATTCAGGGCTTCATCAAATTCATGCAGCAGGCGGGCGATAGCTTGCCGATCAAGGAATTCCGCGCGCCGCCGGGCATCCGCGAAATTGCCATCAACCGCAGCACCGGCCAGCCGCTCTATGCGGCGGATGCAGGCGACACCAAATCCATCCTCAAGGAAGCCTTCCTGACCGGCGGGCCCATCTTCAAGCCCTTCAACGAACTGCAGGAAGAGCTGAAGGATAAGAGCAGCGCACCCGTGGTGACGCCCGAAGACCTCGGTGCCGATGGCGCGACCGAAGGCGCCCAGCCCTTCGAGCGGCCTGCTGCTGGCGAAATGGCTCCCTACCAGCGCCCGGTCGATCCGCAAGGCTTTGATCCCAACACCAATGCCAGCACCGGCACCGGTGGGCTTTATTAG